In one Streptomyces sp. NBC_00597 genomic region, the following are encoded:
- a CDS encoding rhomboid family intramembrane serine protease has protein sequence MIVKWQALREAARGPVVVHALIAGCCVVFLLGPASGLNPSYGTGERLVETGTAYFRRWGVVPDELFTGSARALLTPLTALFVHGSWLHLLGNMLFLYVFGVMAQERMGRPEFLAFYVCTGYLALAAYAAANAASDQTLVGASGAISAVLGAFLCLFPRARVTSLFPFLFFLPLRFPAWIVLMFWFGLQWLAAHRAGSGPGVAYLAHVVGFSLGFVYAWVRYRRTTRVRRPATATEGDSQP, from the coding sequence ATGATCGTAAAGTGGCAGGCCCTCCGGGAGGCGGCCCGGGGCCCGGTGGTCGTCCACGCACTGATCGCCGGCTGCTGCGTGGTGTTCCTGCTCGGTCCGGCTTCGGGCCTGAATCCCTCGTACGGAACGGGCGAGCGGCTGGTGGAGACGGGGACCGCTTACTTCCGGCGCTGGGGAGTGGTCCCGGACGAACTGTTCACCGGCTCCGCGCGGGCGCTGCTCACTCCGCTCACCGCGCTGTTCGTACACGGCAGCTGGCTCCACCTGCTCGGCAACATGCTCTTCCTCTACGTCTTCGGCGTGATGGCGCAGGAGCGGATGGGGCGACCGGAATTCCTGGCGTTCTACGTCTGTACGGGGTACCTGGCGCTGGCGGCGTACGCGGCGGCCAACGCAGCCTCGGACCAGACCCTGGTCGGCGCGTCCGGCGCGATCTCGGCGGTACTGGGCGCTTTCCTGTGCCTCTTCCCGCGGGCCAGGGTGACGAGCCTGTTCCCGTTCCTCTTCTTCCTGCCGCTGCGCTTCCCGGCCTGGATCGTACTGATGTTCTGGTTCGGCCTGCAGTGGCTGGCGGCGCACCGCGCGGGGAGCGGCCCGGGGGTGGCGTACCTGGCCCACGTGGTGGGCTTCTCGCTCGGCTTCGTCTACGCGTGGGTGCGCTATCGGCGTACGACTAGAGTGAGGCGACCAGCGACGGCCACCGAGGGAGACAGCCAACCGTGA
- a CDS encoding Lrp/AsnC family transcriptional regulator → MITAIVLIKTSVDRIPEIAESIAALENVSEVYSVTGTYDLIALVRVARHENLADIIPGRISKIPGVEATDTHVAFRTYSQHDLEAAFAIGLDA, encoded by the coding sequence GTGATCACCGCGATCGTGCTCATCAAGACCAGCGTGGACCGCATCCCCGAGATCGCCGAGTCCATCGCCGCGCTGGAGAACGTCAGCGAGGTCTACTCCGTCACGGGGACGTACGACCTGATCGCCCTGGTGCGCGTGGCCCGCCACGAGAACCTGGCGGACATCATCCCCGGCCGCATCAGCAAGATCCCGGGCGTGGAGGCGACGGACACGCACGTGGCGTTCCGCACCTACTCCCAGCACGACCTGGAAGCGGCCTTCGCCATCGGCCTGGACGCGTAG